Proteins from a single region of Hermetia illucens chromosome 3, iHerIll2.2.curated.20191125, whole genome shotgun sequence:
- the LOC119651271 gene encoding phosphatidylglycerophosphatase and protein-tyrosine phosphatase 1, producing the protein MGVSVFSYAQVMFARLSFYPTLAYNVFMEKISARRWYDRIDENLILGALPFRSMTKALIESENVKAVVSMNEDYELYLFANDQKRWAAKGVEFLQLPTTDIFSAPCQINLLRGVEFINKFLPVSARIKHFPASLNQPENVGTVYVHCKAGRTRSATLVGCYLMMRYGLTPELAVERMRESRPHILLHKKQWEALHKFYRNNMSDKKES; encoded by the exons ATGGGGGTTTCAG tgTTTTCCTATGCTCAAGTTATGTTTGCGCGGCTGTCGTTCTATCCCACGCTGGCGTATAATGTTTTCATGGAGAAAATCAGTGCCAGACGATGGTATGATCGCATCGATGAGAACTTAATATTAGGCGCTCTGCCCTTCCGTTCGATGACGAAAGCC CTTATTGAGTCGGAAAATGTTAAAGCGGTCGTTTCTATGAACGAGGACTATGAGCTCTACCTTTTTGCAAACGATCAGAAGCGCTGGGCTGCAAAAGGTGTTGAGTTTTTGCAGCTTCCAACCACAGATATTTTCAGTGCGCCGTGTCAGATAAAtctacttcgcggggtggaatTCATAAATAAATTTCTACCGGTTAGTGCGCGGATAAAACACTTTCCTGCATCGTTGAATCAACCAGAGAATGTCGGGACGGTTTATGTGCATTGTAAGGCCGGGAGGACAAGAAGCGCAACACTAGTTGGATGCTATCTAATGATG CGATACGGTCTAACTCCAGAGCTCGCGGTTGAACGTATGAGAGAATCTCGACCCCACATTTTACTGCATAAGAAACAATGGGAAGCTTTACataaattttatagaaataacATGTCAGATAAGAAGGAGAGCTGA